A section of the Rhizobium sp. Pop5 genome encodes:
- a CDS encoding RcnB family protein — translation MKKIFAALLSASFLLSPIVASQASAGDFRRPPVVVEKKVIVEKTVIRPHWKKGYRVTAGDRHRFSDVHDYRRYRLAPPPRGYRWVRADHDFLLIGVTSGVISNVIVGR, via the coding sequence ATGAAAAAGATCTTCGCAGCCCTTCTGTCCGCTTCCTTCCTTCTGTCGCCCATCGTCGCCTCCCAGGCGAGCGCCGGCGATTTTCGCCGTCCGCCTGTTGTCGTCGAGAAGAAGGTGATCGTCGAAAAAACCGTCATCCGGCCGCATTGGAAGAAGGGCTACCGCGTCACCGCCGGCGATCGCCACCGCTTCTCCGACGTCCACGACTATCGCCGCTACCGTCTGGCACCGCCGCCGCGCGGCTATCGCTGGGTCCGCGCCGACCACGACTTCCTGCTGATCGGCGTCACCAGCGGCGTCATTTCAAATGTGATTGTCGGCCGTTGA